A portion of the Lolium rigidum isolate FL_2022 chromosome 1, APGP_CSIRO_Lrig_0.1, whole genome shotgun sequence genome contains these proteins:
- the LOC124662971 gene encoding uncharacterized protein LOC124662971, translating to MGLEVAEISELAALRPIQTTAVRGALATAAAADDHDAATAADTGCVTPTARATAGEAKDDAAGDGIGCATPTASELEEAPQRDGGADDASCYATPMACRTTMPLDVCEFDAVAAAGDAAAAVNFTTPTSDESALRPATVCPPAPRKLPPALKRKLAPLQQRLFYPVPLDLASVFKPAPPAPAPPAAKKMRAHVVESSLPLGT from the coding sequence ATGGGCCTCGAGGTCGCGGAAATCTCGGAATTGGCGGCTCTCCGGCCGATCCAGACCACTGCAGTCAGAGGCGCGCTGGCCACGGCAGCGGCAGCTGATGACCACGATGCTGCCACTGCTGCCGACACTGGCTGCGTCACACCGACGGCGAGAGCCACGGCGGGAGAAGCTAAAGACGATGCTGCCGGGGACGGCATTGGctgcgctacgccgacggcgagcGAACTCGAGGAGGCACCGCAGCGAGATGGTGGTGCCGACGACGCCAGCTGCTACGCTACGCCGATGGCGTGTCGAACCACCATGCCGCTAGACGTCTGTGAATTCGACGCCGTCGCTGCTGCCGGCGACGCAGCAGCTGCGGTGAACTTCACCACGCCCACGTCCGACGAGTCCGCGCTAAGGCCGGCCACGGTGTGCCCGCCGGCGCCGCGGAAGCTGCCCCCGGCGCTGAAGAGGAAGCTGGCGCCGCTGCAGCAGCGGCTCTTCTACCCCGTGCCGCTCGACCTGGCCAGCGTGTTCAagcccgcgccgccggcgccggcgccgcctgcCGCCAAGAAGATGCGGGCGCACGTCGTGGAATCATCGCTGCCGCTGGGCACGTGA